A stretch of the Hippoglossus hippoglossus isolate fHipHip1 chromosome 1, fHipHip1.pri, whole genome shotgun sequence genome encodes the following:
- the vwa11 gene encoding von Willebrand factor A domain-containing protein 7, translated as MMSVLRVALLGLALLARTTVAFLSAGSEMSSHVNITGTALLQEVTKACRTVIKEAGHEFQPTGSSPEELVQACLGPTATGQVSGAKFRSALQEIYNQNGLVDRDFVSSAPHHFNSEAFLEGRGLITEGMVAIKANIRKENFQAARETLGRVLHTLQDFYSHSNWVELGHTAPYINLIRPDLPLENLADVNTPTCRDCENGNCPNSILPSILQEMKLTSGYLGIFYSSKPQGKCSHGGESDLTSKTVPRGGISKCERRFDNVALHNTAVNIATSASLQLLENLRLAVGDKEFLRMMGIARSAVVCFVIDTTGSMSDDIKEARAVVNEMIDSKKGTQDEPSEYILVPFNDPEFGPMIRTSDPDKMKKEIAKLRPGGGGDAPEMCYSGIQLALTGAPSGSHIYVFTDAAAKDIELKDTIAALVRCTKSTVTFFMTSSRRRRRRSTTAEAFEQYKKLSLASGGQAILVTKKQLPQATSIIRDTSTSALVTILQRAVNPGKKETFHFMVDESIKNVTIYITEADVFSLTNPTGVSQSNSEASGKLGTIQTVGNLRRIRLNDDNRIGTWKVQIDSLQPYTVKITGQSIITFIYNFVEMFKGPHPGYALLSGRPQAGQPVTLLLSVVGKKGPSSLTVGNIGLVALSGPEAVNISKMTDMGGGDILVTVDEVPEGEFLVILTGKDKESKSEFQRQSTTAMSMSKVNIQAVVSSSMEPGKLLELPFSVMTQGPGGIFSINAKNDRDFPMDYPSSLSLTTGENINDTLTITPPARTPSGTDVTLTMEARSSDGVDSNYVILRLSVINKITDFVPPVCEVVKVLANDCPQDVSDCGPFQWEYSANITDGNGTGINSISLQQGNGTLTHTPLNSTIIHAKYNASCCSQIVEFIAVDDVGNVGKCYHSIVRSGCPPASALSLSLWFCLIVSAFIVRP; from the exons ATGATGTCAGTGCTTCGAGTAGCACTGCTCGGCTTGGCCCTGTTAGCAAGGACCACTGTGGCCTTTCTCTCCGCCGGGAGTGAGATGTCCTCTCATGTCAACATTACTGGAACGGCTCTGTTGCAAGAAGTGACCAAGGCTTGTCGGACAGTAATCAAGGAAGCTGGTCACGAGTTCCAACCCACG GGTTCCTCTCCTGAGGAGCTGGTTCAGGCCTGTCTCGGACCCACAGCGACAGGACAAGTGTCAGGAGCCAAGTTTCGCTCTGCTCTTCAAGAAATCTACAACCAGAATGGACTGGTAGACCGTGACTTTGTCAGCAG tgcTCCACACCACTTCAACTCAGAGGCGTTCCTAGAGGGTCGTGGCCTAATCACGGAGGGCATGGTGGCCATTAAGGCGAACATTCGCAAGGAGAACTTCCAGGCTGCCAGAGAAACACTGGGCCGCGTCCTTCACACACTACAG GACTTTTACAGCCACAGTAACTGGGTGGAGCTGGGACACACAGCGCCGTACATCAACCTCATACGTCCAGATCTGCCACTTGAAAACCTGGCAG ATGTCAACACTCCGACCTGCCGTGACTGTGAAAATGGAAATTGCCCCAACTCCATCCTCCCCAGCATCCTACAAGAAATGAAACTCACATCAGGCTACTTGGGAATCTTCTATTCATCCAAGCCTCAAG GTAAATGTAGTCATGGAGGTGAAAGTGACCTGACCAGCAAAACAGTTCCCCGCGGTGGCATCAGCAAATGTGAGCGTCGCTTTGACAACGTGGCCCTCCACAATACTGCTGTGAATATAGCCACATCTGCAAGCCTCCAGCTACTGGAGAACCTCCGCTTAGCTGTCGGGGATAAAGAATTCCTTAG aaTGATGGGCATTGCCCGCTCAGCTGTTGTGTGCTTTGTTATTGACACCACCGGCAGTATGTCTGATGACATCAAAGAAGCCAGGGCAGTTGTCAACGAAATGATTGACAGCAAAAAAGGAACGCAGGATGAGCCCTCTGAGTACATCCTGGTGCCCTTCAATGACCCTG AGTTTGGACCTATGATTAGAACATCAGACCCTGAtaagatgaaaaaagaaatcgcGAAACTCAGACCAGGTGGAGGGGGTGATGCCCCTGAGATGTGTTATTCAGGAATTCAG TTGGCTCTGACTGGCGCTCCATCCGGCTCCCACATCTATGTTTTCACTGATGCTGCAGCCAAAGACATCGAACTCAAGGACACAATTGCTGCCCTCGTCAGGTGCACCAAGTCAACG GTGACATTCTTCATGACTAGCTCTAGAAGAAGGCGCCGTCGCTCCACCACAGCTGAAGCCTTTGAACAATACAAGAAGCTGTCTCTGGCCTCTGGAGGCCAAGCCATCCTGGTGACTAAGAAACAGCTGCCCCAGGCCACAAGCATCATCCGTGATACATCTACTTCAGCTCTG GTGACTATTCTTCAGAGGGCAGTGAACCCTGGCAAGAAGGAGACCTTCCACTTCATGGTGGACGAATCTATTAAAAACGTCACCATCTACATCACAGAAGCTGACGTTTTCTCACTGACCAACCCTACAG GTGTGAGCCAGTCCAACTCTGAGGCCAGTGGTAAACTGGGGACAATTCAGACAGTTGGCAACCTGAGGAGGATTCGTCTCAATGATGACAACCGCATAGGAACCTGGAAGGTCCAAATAGACAGCCTGCAACCATACACAGTTAAAATCACAG GTCAGAGTATCATCACGTTTATCTATAACTTTGTGGAAATGTTCAAGGGACCTCACCCAGGTTATGCATTGCTCAGTGGGCGTCCACAAGCAG GCCAGCCTGTCACCCTGCTGCTTTCAGTAGTGGGAAAGAAAGGACCGTCCTCCTTGACTGTGGGAAACATTGGCCTGGTAGCTTTGTCTGGACCTGAGGCTGTGAACATCAGCAAAATGACAGACATGGGCGGTGGAGACATCCTGGTGACTGTTGATGAGGTCCCTGAGGGGGAGTTTTTGGTCATTCTGActggaaaagacaaagagtCAAAAAGTGAATTTCAGAGGCAGTCCACCACCGCGATGTCCATGTCCAAAGTGAACATCCAG gCTGTGGTGTCCAGCAGCATGGAGCCAGGGAAACTGTTAGAGCTTCCATTCAGTGTAATGACCCAGGGCCCTGGTGGTATCTTCTCCATCAATGCCAAGAATGACAGAGACTTCCCTATGGACTACCCAAGCAG CCTCAGCTTGACAACCGGAGAAAACATCAATGATACGTTGACCATTACGCCACCAGCCCGCACACCATCAGGCACTGATGTCACTCTGACTATGGAAGCCAGATCATCTGATGGTGTCGACTCCAATTATGTTATTCTCAGATTGTCTGTTATTAACAAG ATTACAGATTTTGTTCCGCCTGTGTGTGAAGTGGTTAAAGTGCTGGCTAATGACTGCCCTCAAGATGTGTCAGACTGTGGACCTTTCCAATGGGAGTACTCTGCCAACATTACTGACGGAAATGGCACTGGGATAAATAGCATATCCCTTCAACAGGGTAATGGAACCCTCACACATACCCCCCTGAATAGTACCATCATCCACGCAAAATACAACGCGTCCTGCTGCTCACAGATCGTTGAGTTCATAGCTGTAGATGACGTTGGCAATGTGGGGAAGTGCTATCACTCAATTGTTCGTTCCGGTTGCCCGCCTGCTTCAGCTCTCTCACTGTCACTGTGGTTTTGCCTTATAGTGTCTGCCTTTATAGTGAGACCCTAA